The DNA region AGATGGGATGTTCATTTGACTTTGCCATTGCAAGAATCAAGTTGCAAGAAATATTGGGCAGGCTACATTTGACTTCGTCTCGCCACTTcggcttttaatttaaaaggattAAGCAAGGGTGACGATGCTCCTATAACCACCGGGAACGGTCGGGCATCTTTTAACTATCTTATACATATAGTTATAAAACCCAGATGATTTGACAGATAAATCTAGCATTTATTGATCTTGAACCTCGATTAATttggattgaaagaaaaataggtTAAGATGTTAATCCAGCTTAATCtgataaaaattctaaatagaCCTCaggattatttaaaaaaaaaaattataactatgCTCCCACCAGTAAAATCATAGTGGGtattattctaaatttatttttaaaattttatcgtTAAGACCttgtaaaagaaattaaaaattttattgtggCAGACTAAGACCTTGTGTAGGGACAAGGGCAGCCTGGCACGGCCTGTGAATTGCCCAAATACATTCAGTCCAGGTAAGTTTGTCTATGGGCCAAGAAATGACATGTTGTTGATACATAACGCGCGTACACATCCACACATAAGAGAATGGTTGCCAGGAGAGTGGTTGTCAAATCGATGTGTAATAGGGTTTAGCGTGGAGaatgaacttaaaaaaattaggtttaatattTTGTCGAGACTTAAATGTAATCAGGTTAAGTATATAATTAAATCTAACggtatttaatttgatatctttctagatttatatatatttaagtttaTTGTATAGctgataaaacaattaaatctgATATCTTATTAGATTTAAGTACATTTAAGTTTGACATGTAACTAaacttaataatattaaatttggtatCTTATATAAGTAACttatatgtatttaaatttaataaatatctaaatccaaaaatattgaaCCTAAAAACAAAGCCAAGTTTCATTTCATTTGGGTTTAAGATTCTACCAAACCTAAATACATCATGTTACTATCATGCTTTAACCCTtttaattctagtttttttgatttaacacattaaagatatatttatccATTGATTTGCTAACTAAGAAAAGTATGTTATCAAGTCGAATTCAGTTGTCAAATCCATGTGTAATAGGGTTTAGCGTGTAGGATGAACTTAAGAAAATTAGGCTTAACATTTTGTCGAGACTTATATGCAATCAGGTTTAGTATATAGTTAAATCTAAGggtatttaatttgatatcttactagatttatatatatttaagtttaGTGTGTAGCTTGATAAAACAATTAGTCCTTATGGAGTGTAGCGTGGTGGCAAAGAgcttgagatctgcacagcaggtcttgagttcgagtcaggacgTGCACTTtttgtaagagcctgggacagcCGGGATTTTACTCACTTATCTGGGCCCACAAAGTGCGATTTCCAGAGGgtggggtttcctcgaatctaaaaaaaaaaaaaaaattgataaaacaatTAAGTCTGATATCTTATTAGATTTAAATGTACCTGAGCTTAGCACATAACTAAACTCAATGATCTTGAGTTTGGTGTTTTGTTAAATTCATAGTATTTGAGTTTAGTAAGTATATGAATTCAAAGGTATTGGACTTTGAAGCAAAGCCAGGTTCATTCATTTGGATTTAAGATTTTACTAGGTATCATACTTTAATCTTTTtagtcttgattttttaatttaacatattaaagatatatttatccATTGATTTGCTAGCTGAAACAAGTATGTTATCCAGTTGATTTCGAATTGGATTCAAGtaatttggtttgttttacAACCCTACCCACTCCCTTAGAGAAAATTCTGATTTTTATGTGAAAAGTTGTGTTCAAGGTTTCAAAGACTTGGTTCTACTCACTAATCAAATTCCAAATTGCAAGGTTTTAGGATGCTAATCCTGAAGCAACTTCGTTCGAGACCGTGCTCCAGGGTGGCTGATGCCGATTGATCTATCATTGATATTTGGCATTTGGAAGCATTCCTTCATGATGAAATACTTGTACACGTCAGTTTTTGGCTTCACATCATCTTCATGACACCATTACCTAACTCTTCCTATTTGCTGCcagaatgattttatattaatatatgctTGTTTTCTAATTTAAGAACCAGATTATTCTATTATTCATGACACTTTTTgataaagttttattaataCCATAGCAAATCCCATTGAGataaaagattttgtttttattttgtggttCGAGATAATTTTAATTGGTCATAATTTTGtctgttttttattgtttaaatatgTCTTTCATCTTAAATTATAGTAAAATCTTGGGTtagagaaaaattataatttaaaaaaaaaaaaattaaatcacaaccacaaaagctaccgtacacaaaacaaacccaaaatgtaattttaatgcAATTGCGTGCCTTATTGATTATAAGAATTGTCTTGACCTTGCGTGTGAGAACTTTGGATTCTTAGAATCACTTCAACCATGCCAACTTGATAATCACATGGTTATGCTTATGGTCAAGGGCCATCGCTAATCCACTTTGGAATTAAATAGGgtgtagaaaaaaaagagagagctcATGGAGCAGCCAACGTATGGATCCGGTGGGTCGTGCCAAAAACCTCACTTTCAAACCAGATTCTCAAAATATTGTTTGGAATAATTGTAGCAAAACAACAATTTAGAAAGCTAAGGGGGAAAAAGGTAGAAGAAGCTCTTTTCTCTACCACTGAATTTGCTCTCTTCCTTTATCctcgtttttctttctttttttcctgtttcgAAGACTTGAAAGCTTTTGCTAGTTTTCCCGAGCAGCCAATGAAGGCTCTGTGTGTGCTTTGATGCTCCATGAATCTATGCGCAAATCAAGCCAGCCAATTGGTTCATAAAAAGAAAGTAGAAGAAGACTCAATCCATTCGGTTTCTGAAAGCCTTTTTGGATAAAAAGACGTGTAAAAGTCATGATTTTGTGGTCTCAAAGAGTTTTTCATTTCGTACATGATTTTTGCTTGGACTTTagattattgaaatttattttcactgtttcataagaatttctaacattttgatatctctaataaaataaatggattAAAAACACTGATTATTTTCTCCTCTTACCCATTTCCTTTATTATATTCCTTCACTGGCCCTTTGGGAGAATCATGTGCGTACGTGCAATACCCAAGTGGTTTCAAGCATGGTtccatagatttaaaaaaaatctcattttagtTTCAAATAAGAATTGTCAATTCTGTTCTGCTGGTTGTAATTATGTTCTCTCTTGATTGTAATGATATGTTTTAGTTTTGAAGTCTTTTAGCATGCTATTTACTATTCttgtatataatttaaaatattagattaccaaatataatttaaatttaaatttaaaataaactaactTGAAATTATGCTATTCAAAtttcaatcacataaaaaaaaaggagttgaaatctatttgaaattatacaatttaaacTTCAAACACATGCAGAAAATAAGAGTTGAAccgatataatttaattgacttGATGAgtctaaaaaacaaacttggACAACCAGTAAAAAATACAGTTTGActataaaaaatccaaacacaatattttttttaaaaaaatattgagacgacaacatattaaatcaactcgagttaaccttTTAAATCCATGACCCAAGtaatgagatcatgataactccgaataaaacaaattaaaacaaattataaagctcaattcccaataaattcattattgaatgataaaatttagaaaaaattaatctaaaaaaaaaagacaataaaatgaaatttctaaataaaatcatgaatttagaaaaaattacaaaaatacatttaatgAGTAAATgagttattttctatatttgtgTCCTTCTATCATCAACAACAGTTTTATAAAGCTTTTTCTGGATTTTAATTATCTTAAGATTTTAACatgagatataaaaatatatcatgagatttcttgtaaaatttcaacttaatttaaTAGTCGGATTGAAAGATATAATTGATAtcgtaaaattagaaaatattaattttttttaaagcaaaaaaaacattatttggcTAGAACATAAGGCAGGAATTTAGATGGAATTTTTGGAGTTGGCCAAGATTCTGAACGAgataaaatttcttataattttttttttttaaattataacaaaaatatatcaaccattctaataaaaaatagaatagaatTGACAATCTTAGTTTGTTTCTTCTCTTACCCATTTCCTTTGTTATATTCCTTCTCTGGTCCTTTGAGAAAATCATGTCCATACCAACAAAAAAGGGGGAAACACgggaaaaataattaacaaatccAACTAACTTGAATTATAggttgacttgaaaaaaaaatttgaagactCCAAGTATAAGTATATGTGTATTTTTatggttgtaatttttaaaaaaatatatatataaattataattttttcaaattaaagttttaaaaaagaatttataatgAAACTCATTATTCTAATCACAATTGTTAATTCTAATCTGACTTATTACATGATCatctaaaaaactaaagacTTAAAAATATGTGTTTAGAATCATGAGagtttttattgatataattttaaaaagaaaatttgagaaaagctataaatcataattttttttttattattattattatttgtaatccAGGTTTCAAAAGAGTTTGAAGATGACCCTTGAAAATCCTTTTACAGATTTGACAATATTTTCAAGTTTGACACCAAAGCagcatgataaaaagaaaaaagaaacaagaaagtaGAAAGTAAAAGTAGAAACAAAACGCACCGTAATACAGATaacaaaattactaaaataaacGCAAAATAGGACAAATTCGTCAATTACATACacagatgataataataaataaataaaaaacagcatCAACTCACCTTCTTGTCCTCTTCGATAGCAACCAAGACCAGGCCCCATTAGGTCCATCATCTCGTCTCTACCTCCTCCGTTATTTCCTTTATCTAACCCTCTCCCTCCTCCCTCTTCCTCTCATTCATCTCTCCATGAAGCGCCCACTGGACACCGGACCCGAAAACCACAGCAAAACCGacataaaaatgaagaagaaaaggcaccaagaagaaggagaaatcaAGGAAGAAATAGAATCCGAAACCAATACAGGAACTGGGTTTCTGAATTTAGACGATAATTTACTTTTCGAGGTGTTGAAGCATGTAGACGCGAGGACTTTAGGGAGGGCATCCTGTGTGAGCAAGCAGTGGCACAGGACAGTACAGGACGAGAGGTTATGGGAGCTGATCTGTACCAATCACTGGGCTAATATGGGCTGTGGTAATCAACAACTGAGATCTGTTGTTTTAGCTCTTGGTGGGTTTCGTCGACTTCACTCTCAGTATCTCTGGCCCCTGTCAAAACCACACTCAACTCCTGcaccctcttcttcttcctctccttcCGCCTGGAACCCGTTCCCGAAGATAATTGGGAACAAGCCACCGGCTAGGTGGGGCAAGGATGAGGTGCATCTGTCTCTGTCTTTGCTTTCAATTCGGTATTATGAGAAGATGAATTTTAGTAACAGAGGAAGGTGAATTAGAGttaatttatgtaatttataCAAGAGAGTGTCttgttaatcttttttttttatcttgtttttgtcCAAATTTGAATtcggtgtttttatttttttgggttttggtttggttttttgttgtgtttgatATGGGTTATGACTAACTAGATCTGTACCGTGTATGTAAGCTTGTTGTAATGAGAAGTGTTGTTTCACATTTTTGCTAGATTTAATGTTTATGTCCAAATGAGGAGTAGTGGAAGGATTGCGCCTTGATCTCTGAGCTTGCAAGAGCTACAAATCTGTGTTTGGACAAGATGAGAAAAGAGAGTGatgatagttttttctttttgattggAGGGAGAAGCATAAAGCCATAAACAGACAGAGCCATAAATGTCTGCCACTGCCCATGCCTTTTGTCAATTTTACCATGGCCTGATTGTAAGAGACAAGATGTTGAGGATTAGATTTGTAAAAGCCCTCGAGTACCTGAAAAGAGGATTGGATTGTCGTTTATGTGGTCTTCATGATTCCACCGAGGGGCGGTAGGCAGGCCCAGCTTGACTTTTAAGGGTGTGATTGGTATTGAGTTTCGgaatgttattaaaaattttaatttttttttaaattaatatttttttaaaattgaattgggTTCACCAATGATCGGTATGATAATTATGCCTGGAAGTCGGAAGGCTCATGGGTCACATGCAATTTctgtttaatttcatctttatatatatatatatatatggagccAAGACAAAATGAATTGTTTCAAACAAGTTCCCACTACCAAGGTTTCGATTATTCTTGGGGATTGAGATCTACTTGGTTGTTTCTGTCTTGTCTTGTGGCCATCAGAAGGAGATCGTTGGTATTTCTGCTGCAAGTAGACAGGTGATCAGAGTGAAAAAATTAACTCTTCCATGATATTAATCTCAAGCTCCTTTTCGGAGATTATACATGTGATCCATTATTTAGCAACATGATTTTTACCCACTTTGATAGTAGGATTGTTGGACTgctaaaaactaataataaaataacagtgtaaaaaatatttaaaaaaaataatacaaggaGAGATAACATATATATTCATAAATATCAAGTATCTTATCCATTACTCttataaattacaattttttttttacttatctctctctcttctctattCACATATTAAAaggaagggaaaggagaaagaaaaaaacaaagaaatgaaacaaaaatgaCCTTTGAGGCATATCAAGACTCTAACAATgactttattattatcattaaaaatatc from Populus alba chromosome 14, ASM523922v2, whole genome shotgun sequence includes:
- the LOC118036400 gene encoding F-box protein GID2, coding for MKRPLDTGPENHSKTDIKMKKKRHQEEGEIKEEIESETNTGTGFLNLDDNLLFEVLKHVDARTLGRASCVSKQWHRTVQDERLWELICTNHWANMGCGNQQLRSVVLALGGFRRLHSQYLWPLSKPHSTPAPSSSSSPSAWNPFPKIIGNKPPARWGKDEVHLSLSLLSIRYYEKMNFSNRGR